One Mycobacterium marseillense DNA window includes the following coding sequences:
- the eccB gene encoding type VII secretion protein EccB, with product MPLSLSNRDQNSGHLFYNRRLRAATTRFTVRMKHDDRKQTAALVLSVLLVAIASGWMLLLNVLKPTGIVGDSAIIGDRDSGALYAKIDGRLYPALNLTSARLATGTANQPTWVKPAEIAKYPTGPLVGIPGAPAAMPVHRGATSAWAVCDTAGRPRSPERPVVTSIAGQLDAYDRATPLRDDAGLLVTFEGNTYVIWGGKRSQIDPVNRAVTLSLGLDPGVTLPVEISRALYDALPATEPLGVPQVPLAGTPSTWVSGSQVGAVLQAQTASGGKQFYVLLPEGVQKVTSFVADLLRSANSYGSTAPRVVTPDVLVNIPEVSSLAVDYYPTKRLNFIDTAADPTTCVGWEKASTDPRARVVVYNGRGLPTPSYLDNRIVHLVRDDNDPASVVANQVLVLPGAANFVTSTSGVVTSDSRESLFWVSDNGVRFGIANDETTLRALGLDPGSALQAPWPLLRTFASGPALSREAALLARDTVPALGKVAVVTTSAKPGG from the coding sequence ATGCCGCTGAGTTTGTCTAATCGCGACCAGAACTCTGGGCACCTGTTCTACAACCGGCGGCTGCGGGCCGCCACCACCCGCTTCACGGTGCGCATGAAACACGACGACCGCAAGCAGACGGCGGCGTTGGTGCTGTCAGTGCTCCTCGTGGCTATCGCCTCGGGCTGGATGCTGCTGCTGAATGTGCTGAAACCCACTGGCATCGTGGGGGATTCGGCAATCATCGGCGACCGCGACTCCGGGGCGCTCTACGCCAAGATCGACGGCCGGCTCTACCCGGCGCTGAACTTGACGTCCGCGCGGCTGGCGACGGGGACGGCGAATCAGCCGACCTGGGTGAAACCCGCCGAGATAGCGAAGTATCCGACCGGGCCGCTGGTCGGCATCCCCGGGGCGCCGGCGGCAATGCCGGTCCATCGGGGCGCGACCTCGGCCTGGGCGGTGTGCGACACCGCGGGACGCCCGCGCAGCCCGGAACGGCCGGTGGTGACCTCGATCGCCGGCCAGCTCGACGCCTACGACCGCGCCACACCGCTGCGCGACGACGCCGGGCTGCTGGTCACGTTCGAGGGCAACACCTATGTCATCTGGGGCGGCAAGCGCTCCCAGATCGATCCGGTCAACCGGGCGGTCACGCTCAGCCTGGGGCTCGACCCGGGAGTGACGCTGCCGGTGGAGATTTCGCGAGCCCTCTACGACGCGCTGCCGGCGACCGAACCGCTCGGCGTCCCCCAGGTACCCCTGGCGGGCACGCCATCGACGTGGGTTTCGGGATCACAGGTGGGCGCGGTGCTGCAGGCCCAAACCGCCAGCGGCGGCAAGCAGTTCTACGTCCTGTTGCCCGAGGGGGTGCAAAAGGTCACCAGCTTCGTGGCGGACCTGTTGCGCAGCGCCAACTCGTACGGGTCGACCGCGCCGCGCGTGGTGACCCCCGACGTGCTGGTCAACATCCCGGAGGTGAGCTCGTTGGCCGTCGACTACTACCCGACCAAGCGCCTGAATTTCATTGACACCGCGGCCGATCCGACGACCTGCGTCGGCTGGGAGAAGGCGTCGACGGATCCGCGGGCCCGCGTCGTGGTCTACAACGGGCGCGGTCTGCCGACACCGTCCTACCTGGACAACCGAATCGTTCATCTGGTGCGTGACGACAACGACCCGGCATCAGTGGTCGCCAACCAGGTGCTGGTGTTGCCGGGTGCGGCGAATTTCGTGACATCGACCAGCGGCGTGGTCACTTCCGACTCCCGCGAATCGCTGTTCTGGGTGTCCGACAACGGGGTTCGGTTCGGGATCGCCAACGACGAGACGACGCTGCGGGCGCTCGGGCTTGACCCGGGCTCAGCGTTACAGGCGCCCTGGCCGCTGCTGCGCACGTTCGCTTCGGGTCCCGCGCTGTCCAGGGAGGCAGCGCTTTTGGCGCGTGACACCGTACCAGCGCTGGGCAAGGTGGCTGTGGTGACGACATCGGCGAAGCCGGGAGGCTAA
- the eccCa gene encoding type VII secretion protein EccCa, whose product MSKKAFPINRVKIEPPKPVRVAPSAPIALPEREPRNIWVMIGVPALIVALIGTIVMLYVSGVRSLTTGFFPLMGIGAFSMLAFSGRFGRARKITWGEMEKGRRRYLRDLDGNRDEIQTAVCAQREWQNSVHSDPRGLGAIIGGPRMWERGRADADFLEARLGTGVQHAPDSVLSVTWPDIASDEELEPVTGQALRDFILEQRKIRDIAKVVNLRSSPGFSFVGEDLDRLRSLMRSVLCSLAVFHNPRDVKLMVVTRNPEVWSWIVWLPHNLHDELFDACGFRRLVFATPEELEETLGAELHMKGKRGAWTPLAAASPTAMGSALETATDTVDLGPHLVIVDDNTGSPDAWESVVGQVGKAGITLLRIASRVGTGVGFAADQVFELSERHRSPNGSVNGEIALHRNGSDSDGEDGRPAPLLRVRNKFFAHADQLSVHRAYRYARAMARWSPTSRSEIADSVSGATELLRALGISDPRDLDVDRLWAERRGRGDERWCEVPVGAKPNGELQNVTIRAKDFGGFGFHSVVIGTSGSGKSEFFLSLVYGIALTHSPETFNVIFVDMKFESAAQDILGIPHVVAALSNLGKDERHLAERMRRVIDGEIKQRYELFTSVGARDANDYEEIRLAGRDLPPVPVLLVIVDEYLELFANHEKWINLIIHIGQEGRGANVFFMLGGQRLDLSSLQKVKSNIAFRIALRAESGDDSREVIGSDAAYHLPSKENGFGLLKVGPRDLEPFRCFYLSAPFVVPKTKEVAETVDMTLTKPRLYNWQFQPLDAADATALEAAAAVDAEPDEFLYYEDGFKRKKIVDVLRESLHNVPHRSPRRPWLEPLENPEPIDVLVAGYRGKPWHVDYGRNAGLMFPVGVMDIPEESKQVVHAVDALRSNVIVVGAKQRGKTTTLMTLMCSAATMYSPARVTFFCIGGATLAQAASLPHVTDIVSPKDAEGIERILSSMDALIDAREDSFRRLKIDLDGFRERRFAPGSDGLGGTDANDPFGDVFVVVDDYDDLYSKDTVLGDRIISLSSRGPEYGVHVMCSAGGWIHGQRQSLLQNATARIQLRLADPSESQMGHSSLESRDAARRTLNRPGFGLTDSLHELRVGMPALTDPATGAMVNIVDVGARIADVAGVTKHATLQRLPARVELKAILEYEAAHPTGDDLSISFAIGERHELGPVPIKLRESPGVMILGRQGCGKTLSLVSIGEAIMNRFSPEEAQLTLIDPKTAPHGLRDLHGPGYVRAYAYDQDEIDEVITALAQQVLLPRLPPKGLSQEELRALKPWEGARHFVLIDDIGDLRPDQSYPPKPPVGAALWKLMERARQIGLHVFTTRNSANWATLQMDPWIRFQNSAKVAQLYMDNDPQNRINRNVRAQALPPGRGLLVSADGDVEGVLVGLPSSFTPPQ is encoded by the coding sequence ATGTCCAAGAAAGCGTTCCCCATCAACCGCGTCAAGATCGAGCCGCCGAAACCGGTTCGGGTAGCACCCAGCGCGCCGATCGCGCTGCCGGAACGCGAGCCACGCAACATCTGGGTGATGATCGGTGTGCCGGCGCTGATCGTCGCGCTCATCGGCACCATCGTCATGCTTTATGTTTCCGGTGTCCGCAGCCTGACCACCGGCTTTTTCCCGCTGATGGGCATCGGCGCGTTCAGCATGCTGGCGTTCTCTGGCCGCTTCGGCCGCGCTCGCAAGATCACCTGGGGCGAAATGGAGAAGGGCCGTCGCCGCTACCTGCGCGATCTTGACGGCAACCGTGACGAAATCCAGACCGCGGTGTGCGCCCAACGCGAATGGCAGAACTCGGTGCATTCCGACCCGCGTGGCCTGGGCGCGATCATCGGCGGCCCGCGCATGTGGGAACGCGGCCGCGCCGACGCGGACTTCCTGGAGGCGCGGCTCGGCACGGGCGTGCAGCACGCACCGGACTCGGTGCTCTCGGTGACCTGGCCCGACATCGCCTCCGACGAGGAGCTCGAACCCGTCACCGGGCAGGCGCTGCGCGATTTCATCTTGGAGCAGCGCAAGATTCGCGACATCGCCAAGGTCGTGAACCTGCGGTCGTCCCCCGGCTTCAGCTTCGTGGGCGAGGACCTGGACCGGCTGCGATCGCTGATGCGCTCGGTGTTGTGCTCGCTGGCCGTCTTTCACAACCCGCGCGACGTCAAGCTGATGGTGGTGACGCGCAACCCCGAGGTGTGGTCGTGGATCGTCTGGCTGCCGCACAACCTGCACGACGAACTGTTCGACGCGTGCGGGTTTCGGCGCCTGGTCTTCGCCACGCCGGAGGAACTCGAAGAGACCCTGGGCGCCGAGCTGCACATGAAGGGCAAGCGTGGCGCCTGGACGCCGTTGGCCGCGGCCAGCCCCACCGCGATGGGGTCGGCCCTGGAAACCGCCACGGACACCGTCGATTTAGGCCCGCATTTGGTGATCGTCGACGACAACACCGGTAGCCCTGATGCCTGGGAGAGCGTCGTCGGCCAGGTCGGCAAGGCGGGAATCACCCTCCTGCGCATCGCCTCACGCGTCGGCACCGGCGTGGGCTTCGCCGCCGACCAGGTGTTCGAGCTCAGCGAGCGGCACAGGTCACCCAACGGTTCGGTCAATGGCGAAATCGCCCTGCACCGCAACGGCTCGGACTCCGACGGAGAAGACGGCCGCCCGGCGCCCCTGCTGCGGGTGCGCAACAAGTTCTTCGCGCACGCCGACCAGCTCTCCGTGCACCGCGCCTACCGCTACGCGCGGGCGATGGCGCGCTGGTCACCGACCAGCCGCAGCGAGATCGCTGATTCCGTCAGCGGCGCAACCGAATTGCTGCGCGCCCTGGGCATCAGCGACCCACGCGACCTGGACGTCGACCGGCTGTGGGCCGAGCGGCGCGGCCGCGGCGACGAGCGCTGGTGCGAGGTCCCCGTCGGGGCCAAACCCAACGGCGAGCTGCAGAACGTCACCATCCGCGCAAAGGACTTCGGCGGCTTCGGCTTTCATTCCGTGGTCATCGGCACCAGCGGCTCGGGTAAGTCGGAGTTCTTCTTGTCGCTGGTCTACGGCATCGCGCTGACCCACTCCCCGGAGACGTTCAACGTCATCTTCGTCGACATGAAGTTCGAGTCGGCGGCCCAGGACATCCTCGGCATCCCGCACGTCGTGGCCGCGCTGTCCAACCTCGGCAAGGACGAACGCCACCTGGCCGAGCGGATGCGCCGGGTCATCGACGGTGAGATCAAGCAACGCTACGAGCTGTTCACCTCGGTGGGCGCGCGCGACGCCAACGACTACGAGGAGATCCGCCTCGCCGGGCGCGACCTGCCCCCGGTGCCCGTCTTGCTCGTCATCGTCGACGAGTACCTGGAACTGTTCGCCAACCACGAGAAGTGGATCAACCTCATCATCCACATCGGCCAGGAGGGCCGCGGCGCCAACGTGTTCTTCATGCTCGGTGGCCAGCGCCTGGATCTGTCCTCGCTGCAAAAGGTCAAGTCCAACATCGCCTTCCGCATCGCACTGCGCGCCGAGTCGGGCGACGACAGCCGCGAGGTCATCGGCTCGGACGCCGCCTACCACCTGCCGTCGAAGGAGAACGGGTTCGGCCTGCTGAAGGTGGGGCCGCGCGACCTGGAGCCGTTCCGCTGCTTCTACCTCTCCGCTCCGTTCGTGGTGCCCAAGACCAAGGAAGTCGCCGAGACGGTCGACATGACCCTGACCAAGCCCCGGCTGTACAACTGGCAGTTCCAGCCGCTGGATGCCGCCGACGCCACCGCGTTGGAAGCCGCCGCCGCGGTGGACGCCGAGCCCGACGAATTCCTGTACTACGAGGACGGTTTCAAGCGGAAGAAGATCGTCGACGTGCTGCGGGAGTCGTTGCACAACGTGCCGCACCGCTCGCCGCGCCGGCCGTGGCTGGAGCCGCTGGAGAATCCGGAGCCGATTGACGTTCTGGTCGCGGGATACCGGGGCAAGCCCTGGCACGTCGACTACGGCCGCAACGCGGGCCTGATGTTCCCGGTGGGTGTGATGGACATTCCCGAAGAGTCCAAGCAGGTGGTGCACGCGGTCGACGCGCTGCGCAGCAACGTGATCGTCGTCGGGGCCAAGCAGCGCGGCAAGACGACGACCTTGATGACGCTGATGTGTTCGGCGGCAACGATGTACAGCCCCGCCCGCGTCACGTTCTTCTGCATCGGCGGGGCGACCCTCGCCCAGGCCGCGTCACTGCCGCACGTCACCGACATCGTCTCGCCGAAGGACGCCGAGGGCATCGAGCGCATTCTGAGCAGCATGGACGCCCTGATCGACGCGCGCGAAGATTCGTTCCGGCGGCTCAAGATCGACCTCGACGGATTCCGCGAGCGCCGGTTCGCGCCGGGCAGCGACGGCCTGGGCGGCACCGACGCCAACGACCCGTTCGGCGATGTCTTCGTGGTGGTCGACGACTATGACGACCTGTACTCGAAGGACACCGTCCTGGGCGACCGCATCATCTCGCTGAGCAGCCGCGGTCCCGAATACGGGGTGCACGTGATGTGCAGCGCCGGCGGCTGGATTCACGGGCAACGGCAAAGCCTGCTGCAAAACGCCACGGCGCGAATCCAATTGCGGTTGGCAGACCCGAGCGAAAGCCAGATGGGCCACTCGTCGCTCGAGTCGCGGGACGCGGCGCGGCGGACCCTGAATCGCCCCGGCTTCGGTCTGACCGACAGCTTGCACGAGCTGAGAGTCGGTATGCCGGCCCTGACCGACCCGGCCACCGGCGCGATGGTCAACATCGTCGACGTCGGCGCCCGCATCGCGGACGTCGCCGGCGTGACCAAGCACGCAACCCTGCAGCGGCTCCCGGCGCGGGTGGAACTCAAGGCGATCCTGGAATACGAGGCCGCCCACCCGACCGGGGACGACCTGTCGATCTCGTTTGCCATCGGCGAACGCCACGAACTGGGACCGGTCCCGATCAAGCTGCGCGAAAGCCCGGGGGTGATGATCCTGGGGCGGCAGGGCTGCGGAAAGACCTTGTCGCTGGTCTCAATTGGCGAGGCGATCATGAACCGCTTCAGCCCCGAGGAAGCGCAGCTGACCCTGATCGACCCCAAGACCGCCCCGCACGGCCTGCGCGATCTGCACGGGCCGGGTTATGTGCGCGCGTACGCCTACGACCAGGACGAGATCGACGAGGTGATCACCGCCCTGGCGCAGCAGGTGCTACTGCCCCGGCTGCCTCCCAAGGGTCTGAGCCAGGAGGAGCTACGCGCGCTCAAGCCGTGGGAAGGCGCACGGCATTTCGTGCTCATCGACGACATTGGGGATCTGCGCCCCGATCAGAGTTACCCGCCCAAGCCGCCGGTGGGAGCAGCGTTGTGGAAGCTGATGGAGCGTGCCCGCCAGATCGGCCTGCACGTGTTCACCACCCGCAACAGCGCGAACTGGGCGACGCTGCAAATGGATCCGTGGATCAGGTTCCAGAACTCGGCGAAAGTCGCTCAGCTCTATATGGACAACGACCCGCAGAACCGGATCAACCGCAACGTCCGCGCCCAGGCGCTGCCGCCGGGGCGGGGGCTGCTGGTGAGCGCCGACGGCGACGTCGAAGGCGTGCTGGTCGGGCTGCCGTCGTCGTTCACACCCCCGCAGTAA
- a CDS encoding RND family transporter, producing the protein MHDRSGMLARLTGRYAILIVGLWVLAAGVANLAVPQLERVVETHARSFMPPAAPSAVAAARAAELFNQTPSNNFVYVVLERNQRLTPSDRQFYDALTTTLGSDHRHVYAVTDLWSQPATAAGAQSSDGRAVSVMVRLAGMLGTSQARDSVNSVRAAVQKLSPPAGLEVHVTGPGATIVDEFSAIDRQMLGITAATIGLILLLLLMVYRSPVAAAIPLISVGLALALARAIVAALGQANIVEVSLFSVALMAAMTLGAGTDYAIFLVGRYHEGRRRGVAPEQALTQAYRSIAPVVIGSALTVSVALACLVFAHVGSFRSAGLPCAIGILATMVAALTLTPALMGLAVRRGYLEPRPSTTARRWRRVGTSVARWPGPILAAALGLTLLVALPLAGMRIGFNEPAATPSSTDSNRGYASADRHFAANALLPDVIAIQADHDLRNPAGLIAIERVTRHIMAVPGVRAVQSASRPDGKVPEQATLSYQAGVLGRQFGDTMDSLTRRLQRVSELDGALAQTQTAVDGLGKGLRGGSAGLADMSGAAEDMRAGMDGLQRNVTTVSGYLDPLRDVVGRTPDCAANPICSTVDRVLQPVDSLVQTSARLDAGATKLTSGSSTAAAAMAGLPQSVTTMKDALGQARSATHDLLTLTDTLGPQMRQLTDYMNEIATQFQGSAVADFYMPQRALTDPRYAAVLSRLISENGRAAYLLVYGDGSEWGADGAQRADQVRTAIKEATKEGALTPVEVDLAGVGPVTADLQRFVAGDTTLLVGAALVLIFLIVTAMLRSPVAGLVVVGTVVLSYASAIGASVLIWQHLLHQDLHWAVAPIAFIALIAVGADYNLLLALRIKQEAAAGLRTGIIRAFGGTGGVVTVAGIVFGLTMLALLSSSVLSIAQIGTTIAVGLLLDTLVVRAFVVPSIVALLGRWFWWPSPLPRRAAAAEVKTPEPQLVTAGV; encoded by the coding sequence TTGCATGACCGATCGGGGATGCTGGCGCGGCTGACCGGCCGCTACGCGATCCTGATCGTGGGCCTGTGGGTGCTGGCGGCCGGCGTCGCCAATCTAGCGGTCCCCCAATTGGAACGAGTTGTCGAGACCCACGCCCGATCCTTCATGCCGCCCGCCGCGCCCAGCGCGGTGGCCGCCGCCCGCGCGGCCGAACTGTTCAACCAGACCCCCAGCAACAACTTCGTTTACGTTGTGCTGGAACGCAATCAGCGGCTGACACCGAGCGACCGCCAGTTCTATGACGCGCTGACGACGACGCTGGGTTCCGATCACCGTCACGTGTATGCGGTGACCGATCTCTGGTCCCAACCCGCGACGGCCGCGGGCGCGCAGAGCTCGGACGGGCGGGCCGTCAGCGTGATGGTGCGGCTGGCCGGAATGCTCGGCACCTCCCAGGCTCGCGACTCGGTGAATTCCGTGCGCGCCGCCGTCCAGAAGCTTTCGCCCCCGGCCGGCCTCGAAGTCCATGTCACCGGCCCGGGCGCCACGATTGTCGACGAGTTCTCCGCGATCGACCGGCAGATGCTCGGGATCACCGCCGCCACGATCGGCCTCATCCTGCTGTTGTTGCTGATGGTGTACCGCTCGCCGGTGGCCGCCGCGATTCCGCTGATCTCGGTCGGCCTCGCGCTGGCACTGGCCCGCGCCATCGTCGCCGCGCTGGGCCAGGCCAATATTGTTGAGGTGTCGCTGTTTTCGGTGGCGCTCATGGCGGCCATGACGCTGGGCGCGGGCACCGACTACGCGATCTTCCTGGTCGGCCGCTATCACGAAGGGCGCCGCCGCGGCGTCGCGCCGGAGCAGGCGCTCACACAGGCCTATCGTTCGATCGCACCCGTCGTGATCGGATCGGCGCTGACCGTGTCGGTGGCGCTGGCCTGCCTGGTGTTCGCGCATGTGGGCTCGTTCCGCAGCGCCGGATTGCCGTGCGCCATCGGCATTCTGGCAACCATGGTGGCCGCGCTGACCCTGACCCCCGCGCTCATGGGGTTGGCCGTGCGTCGCGGATATCTCGAACCGCGCCCGTCGACCACGGCGCGGCGCTGGCGCCGCGTCGGCACCTCCGTGGCCCGCTGGCCCGGGCCGATCCTGGCTGCCGCGTTGGGGTTGACCCTGCTCGTCGCGCTCCCGCTGGCAGGCATGCGCATCGGTTTCAACGAGCCCGCCGCCACGCCGTCGTCGACCGACTCCAACCGCGGCTATGCCAGCGCCGACCGGCATTTCGCCGCGAACGCGCTGCTGCCCGATGTCATCGCGATCCAGGCGGATCACGACCTGCGCAATCCGGCCGGCCTGATCGCGATCGAACGGGTCACCCGCCACATCATGGCCGTCCCCGGCGTGCGTGCGGTGCAGTCCGCCAGCCGACCCGACGGCAAGGTGCCCGAACAGGCGACGCTGAGCTATCAGGCCGGCGTGCTCGGCCGTCAGTTCGGCGACACCATGGACTCGCTGACCCGGCGTCTGCAGCGGGTCTCCGAATTGGACGGCGCGCTGGCGCAGACCCAGACTGCCGTCGACGGACTCGGCAAGGGATTGCGCGGCGGCAGCGCGGGCTTGGCCGACATGTCCGGCGCCGCCGAAGACATGCGCGCCGGGATGGACGGATTGCAGCGCAACGTCACCACCGTGTCGGGCTACCTCGACCCGCTGCGCGACGTCGTCGGGCGCACGCCCGACTGCGCCGCCAATCCGATCTGCTCGACGGTGGACCGGGTGCTGCAACCCGTCGACAGCCTGGTGCAGACTTCGGCGCGGCTCGACGCCGGCGCGACGAAACTGACCAGTGGCTCGAGCACGGCCGCCGCGGCGATGGCCGGCCTGCCGCAGAGCGTGACGACAATGAAAGACGCCCTGGGACAGGCTCGTTCGGCTACCCATGACCTACTGACGCTGACCGATACGCTCGGACCACAGATGCGTCAGCTGACCGACTACATGAACGAGATCGCCACGCAGTTCCAGGGCAGCGCCGTGGCGGATTTTTATATGCCGCAGCGGGCGCTGACCGACCCGCGTTACGCAGCCGTGTTGAGCCGCCTGATCTCCGAGAACGGCCGCGCCGCTTATCTTCTCGTCTATGGCGACGGGTCGGAGTGGGGCGCCGACGGCGCCCAGCGGGCAGACCAGGTCCGTACCGCCATCAAGGAGGCCACCAAGGAGGGCGCCCTGACGCCGGTGGAGGTCGACCTCGCCGGTGTCGGGCCGGTGACCGCCGATCTGCAGCGCTTCGTCGCCGGTGACACCACCCTGCTGGTCGGTGCCGCGCTGGTGCTCATCTTCTTGATCGTCACCGCGATGCTGCGCAGCCCGGTCGCCGGGCTCGTCGTCGTCGGCACCGTCGTGTTGTCCTACGCGTCGGCCATTGGTGCGAGCGTGCTGATCTGGCAGCACCTGCTTCATCAGGATCTGCATTGGGCCGTGGCGCCGATCGCGTTCATCGCGCTGATCGCCGTCGGAGCCGACTACAACCTGTTGCTGGCGCTGCGCATCAAACAGGAGGCGGCGGCGGGCCTTCGGACCGGCATCATTCGCGCCTTCGGCGGCACCGGCGGAGTGGTCACGGTCGCCGGCATCGTCTTCGGCCTGACCATGCTGGCCTTGCTGAGTAGCAGCGTGCTCAGCATCGCCCAGATCGGCACGACGATCGCGGTCGGGTTGTTGCTCGATACCCTCGTGGTGCGCGCGTTCGTCGTGCCGTCCATCGTGGCGCTGCTGGGCCGGTGGTTCTGGTGGCCGAGTCCGCTTCCCCGCCGCGCCGCGGCCGCGGAGGTGAAAACGCCTGAGCCGCAGCTGGTTACTGCGGGGGTGTGA
- a CDS encoding transglycosylase: MADPLRMQAVAALARAHNLFAGTSLSPRIGGVSEQTDAIARHAPALPRAAATRSGAAIKLLSHSSHTDRALGAIVAVARADHAHGRAATRAVLEAAESDVTPAADTPIGRREAMARTATRLRTQHQHIARSRRRARLLALRLRRLHYPRRRSMHRNQAAGRPAVLAAIRKALDIKGIHDPAARARWERGMDLVARRESNYNANAINDWDSNAARGTPSQGAWQFIAPTFAAYHQPGTSRDIHNLVAQACAFINYAMGRYGVAVDASNLADRIQQADPHRAPKGY; this comes from the coding sequence ATGGCCGATCCCCTGAGAATGCAAGCGGTCGCGGCATTGGCCCGCGCCCACAATCTCTTCGCGGGCACCTCCCTAAGTCCGCGCATCGGTGGCGTTTCGGAGCAGACGGATGCGATAGCGCGACACGCACCTGCGCTGCCGCGCGCGGCGGCTACTCGCTCGGGCGCCGCGATCAAGCTGCTGAGCCACTCAAGCCACACCGACCGGGCGCTGGGGGCGATCGTCGCGGTCGCGCGGGCCGATCATGCGCACGGCCGCGCAGCGACGCGGGCGGTACTCGAAGCCGCCGAATCGGACGTGACCCCGGCCGCCGATACGCCGATCGGTCGGCGTGAGGCCATGGCGCGCACGGCGACGAGGTTGCGGACCCAGCATCAACACATCGCCCGATCGCGCAGGCGCGCAAGGCTGCTCGCCCTGCGCCTGCGCCGATTGCACTACCCGCGAAGGCGATCGATGCACAGAAACCAGGCCGCAGGCCGTCCCGCGGTCTTGGCGGCCATCCGTAAGGCCCTGGACATCAAGGGCATTCATGACCCGGCGGCGCGCGCCCGCTGGGAACGGGGCATGGATCTGGTGGCCCGCCGCGAGTCCAACTACAACGCCAACGCGATCAACGATTGGGATTCCAACGCGGCGCGGGGGACCCCCAGCCAGGGCGCGTGGCAATTCATCGCGCCCACGTTCGCGGCCTACCACCAGCCGGGGACCTCGCGCGACATCCACAACCTCGTCGCGCAGGCATGCGCGTTCATCAACTACGCGATGGGCCGCTACGGGGTCGCGGTCGACGCGTCGAATCTAGCCGATCGGATTCAGCAGGCCGATCCTCACCGAGCACCCAAGGGGTACTGA
- a CDS encoding DUF5631 domain-containing protein — protein MASASAASAATGATAGAVSGRAAEQQRLQRLVDAVARQEPRLSWAAGLRDDGTTTLVTDLAGGWMPPHVRLPAHVTLLEPTPRRHDANVVDLLGAITVAAAHHANTYVAEPGFDEPALSGDRPARSAAPHVDELGPTLVEAVRRRDGLPRIAQAVAAPAVRKTGVLEREVEMLRECVADIQHSVMTAYPKHDPAAVGDWMLLAAIEALIDGHEYLTNYHMAWFDAISHRSGS, from the coding sequence ATGGCCAGCGCATCGGCAGCGTCCGCGGCAACGGGCGCGACGGCAGGCGCGGTGTCCGGCCGGGCGGCCGAACAGCAGCGGCTCCAGCGGCTCGTCGATGCGGTCGCTCGTCAGGAGCCGCGACTGTCATGGGCGGCCGGCCTCCGCGACGACGGCACCACGACGCTGGTCACCGATCTCGCCGGCGGGTGGATGCCGCCCCACGTCCGGTTGCCCGCCCACGTGACCCTGCTCGAGCCGACGCCGCGGCGCCATGACGCGAACGTCGTCGATCTGCTCGGCGCCATCACGGTTGCGGCCGCCCACCACGCCAACACCTACGTCGCAGAGCCTGGATTCGACGAACCCGCACTAAGCGGCGATCGACCGGCTCGCTCGGCCGCGCCGCACGTCGATGAGCTCGGCCCGACGTTGGTTGAAGCGGTGCGCCGCCGCGACGGACTACCGCGGATTGCGCAGGCCGTCGCCGCGCCCGCAGTGCGAAAGACGGGCGTGCTGGAACGCGAAGTCGAGATGTTGCGCGAATGTGTCGCCGACATTCAGCACTCGGTGATGACCGCATATCCCAAGCACGATCCAGCGGCCGTCGGCGATTGGATGCTTTTGGCGGCGATCGAGGCGCTGATCGACGGCCACGAATACCTGACGAATTACCACATGGCCTGGTTTGACGCGATCAGCCATCGAAGCGGTTCGTAG